From a single Fusarium fujikuroi IMI 58289 draft genome, chromosome FFUJ_chr03 genomic region:
- a CDS encoding probable polyketide synthase, which translates to MSDNEPIAIIGSACRFPGDSSSPSKLWDLLKSPRDLLTKVPPNRYNADAFYHADSKHHGTTNVRHSYFLNEDPARFDNNFFNIQPGEAEAIDPQQRLLMEVVYQGLCASGQTIEGLRGSPTAVYVGVMCDDWSGIITRDLEVFPQYGATGMARSIMSNRISYFFDWHGPSMTIDTACSSSLVAVHQAIQTLRSGESEVAIAAGANLILTPGRSKMWDQDVNGYARGEGIAAVVLKPLSAAIRDNDHIDCIIRATGVNQDGRTPGLTMPSATAQADLIRSTYARAGLDINKPEDRPQFFHAHGTGTPAGDPREAEAIYRAFYSDVKDDKLYVGSIKTVLGHTEGTAGLASLIGTALAIQNKTIPPNMHFDVLNPKIKPFYDNLEVPTKAIAWPETHKGQPRRASINSFGFGGTNAHAIIEAYEPATTDSAPGPLFSPLTFSASSEPSLRSLLSSYSDHLKSNPDLSLKDLAYTLQTRRSTLAYRVAITASDVEDAYTQLDTIGNGEQSSTIGVRQVTKASPKIMGVLTGQGAQWPRMGARLVEESAFASQRLFELDEALSSLPKDDRPSWTLREMILADSKSSRIAEAAISQPLCTAVQVVLVDLLRQAGVELSSVVGHSSGEIGAAYAAGLLTARDAIRVAYYRGLYAKLAQSPNGRKGAMMAVGTTFDDASEFCELDAFQGRIQVAARNSSSSITLSGDEDAIVEAIETFKDEGKFARQLKVDTAYHSAHVLPCAKPYLDAMERCQIESANPTSTKWYSSVHDGQAMTAELLTPQYWVDNMTSAVLFSPAVEHAWREGGPYDVIIEVGPHPVLKTPCLDTLEDMTGDRPPYSGVLGREKDDIQQFASGLGFIWTQLGAGSATFERFEKVASDSKSIPSFIHDLPNYPFDHARQFMSMSRVSGWYNSMQEAPHPILGRRCHDRETSQTIQWRNVLNPKEIPWLHGHQIQGQIIFPATGYISMAIEAVNIIAGSDLGLVTIEDLRIGRALAFSDDDASVESMFDLRIISRSEKEIEAEFSCYSGLPQNHTTSMVLNATAHVKASLSVPTAQKLPNLKIDDFNLRKVEVDRFYDFLGRLGYNYSWPFHGTTSIRRKANYATGTLEDQSGSEWEDQLLVHPGMLDTSLQTTFAAFCCPGDERMWALHLPTSFRSIVVNPYFTSAGIGKQKSFQYQSVAIQERKASKVIVELNLLSEETGDTFLQIEGMELVPFSPATPENDAVLFSRFDYRLASPDGELTAAEYSFRDEDYKMALDSERIAFYYLRRLVETITPEDKANTLPHYRHLVEWAAHVVPQVIDGRNPHIPSSAQKDTHEDIQNILKKHYERVDVRLLESVGENLPQVIRENGNILEHMTKDGMLDDVYEEGFGLDLVNKYIAHMTAQIAHRYPRMNILEIGAGTGGSTREILPRLGSAFSTYTYTDVSGGFFDTAQDRFKDYAERMIFKTFDMNISPGSQGFTEGTYDLVIASNVLHATLELEDMMKHVRSFLKPGGFLIILETVNNDCLRVGLPMGSLPGWWLGAEHGRRWGPTLTLPQWDSLLWKCGFGGIDTTTPPVHKILPGHVFCAQALDDRVEILRSPLSHLSDLPETKSTELVIVGGETLKVHRMCEQISRRLKPKYASIARFNSIEELNTSGLADSCAVVSLTELDEPLFANMTSDKLDALKTLWKQGGSILWVTSGARDENPYSYMTTGVGRCMRFEYPNITLQALDIKAMTDRTPGLVAEHLLRLELLDKWSKELRPEELLWSLEPEIYVDDDTTIVPRLYPYESGNARYNAERRNIVEDADLQTDRVIFVENEGKWEVQHASPLHIPQELPFASKMKTIRITHFSPATINFAPGVSLMVCAGIDAASGERLLAVTHVAESPISVPADWCIPLGELDGVDTLANVSAFLIASSILKHVATEETLVVHGAPSRLASALEGLAKESSITVFLTTSERANKNGWQYIDSHLPERVIKASIPRSATKFINLSQDANMGETGRAISACLPRYCEVINTERLFIWGKLIRESVSKEDISIVFNRAFYETKSLSSTATDARLISLQDVSGVSAAEVRFAVVDCIDSSVKASIRPIDDGRIFQADKTFLLIGLSGELGQSLGKWMVEQGARNIVLTSRRPNVSQHFLDEMATMGATVKALPMDVTNRDSLHACVDTIQKTLPPIAGVVNGAMVLRDALFENMPYEDFMKVLSPKVLGSQLLDELFYDTPLDFFIFFSSTTAVMGNSGQSNYIAGNMFMNALAAQRKKRGVAASSIDISSIIGLGYVERAEDLSEDTFIKMGYKPMSEQDLQKLFAEAIVLGRPECDEVCELVTGVTPIYTDAQASDQYLKDVKFGHFLMERLDTQAYTGKTSTVPVRVQLADVKTKADAVAIIKGMFSLLTPVIIADLERFLHFEQGVDSLMAVEVRSWFIKELDIDIPVLKILGGMSVPDLIEESLNLISDSILDVSSLEAGSTPTTQPPKPTLQIARVTPPESSHGTSDDSKQQTGSDSSRSPIDTPLTSMEIQEPAKAEDSTDNSTPLKTFPNELSSIMSYGQAGFWFLNDYLVNKRAFNMAVMLKLTGQVRVQALEKAVNLVAERHEVLRTRFFWGDDGDERTPLQGINPADLKLTTKKVADESEAGMELKKLHDEEWDLSRGEGVKITLLSLSDNVHFLLLGMHHIYIDGYSFSVFFKDLEVAYTKNTLPSLPVESQYRSFALQQRQMYANGNLTKSIEYYRRSFPKEFSPIQLFPFALTPARQFANDYSQHEAKMSIDPELAPKVRQLARVNRSTSFHVYLAALELLLFTLLPNIEEVFIGIADANRGDKKFMGSLGFFLNLLPLRFRRKRRGTQLSSIIQTARDTAYGALQHSQLPFDVLLRELNVPRSDKYTPIFQVFMDYRQVVQERSSWGGCKLHGEKWHNAGTGYDIALEVNENITTDTLLGLRLQKQLYSEEHTALLLRSYLSVLEYMVQGTNKAADTVPPWSKDDIQVALDAGKAPEFQPKWQSTISHHIDQTIQANSTKVALKDGNGTVLTYEQMGNRVNSITQALIDAGTTQGTVVGVFQEPSSDWICSLLAIFKAGAVYVPLDLRNSIPRLASIVKASRPSLIITDHTTDDKVELIGAKYITQLQLSKVVDQEFKEPNRAKVGSLAVILFTSGSTGEPKGLMMTHTNLMSYAEVSSKTFSKPDESLMVLQQSPFSFDFSLDQTVAALANGGCLCIVPASKRGDPDEISKIMVKEGVTYTTATPSEYDLWLRYSTSTLRQCTSWKYAFSGGEAMSHKLAREFGTLSLKNLHVFNGYGPAETTILSHRIDLQYTDPDLPDPLPAGCPMPGFSVCIVDEKMRPVPLGVQGEIVLGGPCIVSGYLSMPDATKDKFLPDTFFGTSGKVYRSGDRGRLCHDGLLFCDGRLEDSNMIKLRGFRVELDEVEKTIISHSAGTLSHAVVTLRGTEEGRYLAAHVVFAPEFPEQNRESIMKTLRQTLPLPPYMRPSVFQILADIPRTAHLKVDRKAIQEMPVQISASHDSGTLTVAEQRLSELWRRVLPLDPGSLSPESDFFLIGGNSILLVKLQALLRQTFKTAPKLVALMGASTLGTMAVVLESCGSVGVIDWDQETALPNGLQGAVALRPVNKITDITVLLTGSAGYLGRHLVPALVEDPRVTRVHCLVRSVNNEKLSTSSSSKVRVIESDLSKPGLGLSASTYSRLAEETDVIIHSAANRSFWDRYEVLKPDNLDSVKELVRFAASSGRSIPLHFLSSGAVKIYDGDVVTPPTDGSDGYVATKWASETFLRNAAGSIGLPVYAHRPTVSSKAQTKTDQASIVDELFSIVKFLGVRPSFEGVTGSVDVLPTGDIVKAIQDSVLSSSAGGEGYNVLQHEAHQRAFVEDFAGVVRADDSLNKLPSISILDWFGKAKKAGFSYFLASQNLVMGEGEGHLVSRR; encoded by the exons ATGTCTGACAACGAGCCAATTGCCATCATCGGCAGCGCATGCCGCTTCCCCGGAGACTCCTCTTCCCCCTCCAAGCTCTGGGATCTCCTCAAGTCTCCCCGCGATCTGCTTACCAAAGTCCCCCCCAACCGCTACAACGCAGATGCGTTTTACCACGCTGACTCGAAGCATCATGGCACCACTAACGTGCGCCACTCGTACTTCCTCAATGAAGACCCTGCCAGATTTGacaacaacttcttcaatATCCAGCCCGGCGAGGCCGAAGCTATTGATCCCCAGCAGAGACTTCTCATGGAGGTTGTGTATCAGGGCCTTTGCGCTTCTGGACAGACCATTGAGGGGCTTCGTGGGTCTCCTACAGCTGTCTACGTTGGTGTTATGTGTGATGATTGGAGTGGGATTATCACCCGTGACTTGGAGGTGTTCCCGCAGTATGGTGCAACAGGAATGGCGAGAAGCATTATGTCGAATCGTATCTCATACTTTTTCGACTGGCATGGCCCGTCTATGACTATTGATACGGCCTGTTCATCAAGCTTGGTTGCTGTTCATCAGGCTATCCAGACTTTGAGAAGTGGAGAGTCTGAAGTTGCCATCGCAGCTGGAGCCAACCTCATTCTCACCCCAG GTAGGTCCAAAATGTGGGATCAAGACGTAAACGGCTACGCCCGAGGCGAGGGCATCGCCGCCGTCGTGCTCAAGCCTCTCAGCGCCGCGATCCGCGATAATGACCACATTGACTGCATCATCCGCGCCACAGGTGTCAATCAAGACGGCCGCACCCCAGGACTGACCATGCCCAGCGCGACAGCTCAAGCAGACCTCATCCGAAGCACATACGCCCGGGCCGgtctcgacatcaacaagccCGAAGACCGCCCTCAGTTCTTCCACGCTCATGGTACAGGGACACCTGCTGGCGATCCCCGTGAGGCTGAAGCCATCTACCGTGCGTTCTATTCggatgtcaaggatgataAGCTCTATGTTGGGTCCATCAAAACTGTGCTGGGCCATACCGAGGGCACGGCTGGTCTTGCGAGTTTGATCGGGACAGCGCTTGCGATTCAGAACAAGACCATTCCGCCTAATATGCACTTTGATGTTTTGAATCCCAAGATCAAGCCGTTTTATGATAACCTGGAGGTTCCAACTAAAGCTATTGCTTGGCCCGAGACACACAAGGGACAGCCTCGACGAGCTAGCATCAACAGCTTTG GCTTTGGTGGTACCAATGCTCATGCTATCATCGAAGCATACGAGCCTGCCACTACAGATAGTGCTCCTGGTCCACTATTCAGCCCGTTGACATTTTCCGCTTCATCCGAGCCATCTCTACGATCTCTACTCTCCTCCTATTCGGACCATCTCAAGTCCAACCCCGACCTCTCACTGAAAGACCTCGCATACACACTGCAAACACGACGCTCTACCCTAGCCTACCGTGTCGCCATCACTGCCTCGGACGTCGAAGATGCCTACACCCAACTCGACACCATAGGCAACGGCGAGCAATCCAGTACCATTGGTGTGCGCCAGGTCACCAAGGCTTCACCCAAGATAATGGGTGTCTTAACAGGTCAGGGAGCGCAATGGCCACGAATGGGCGCCagacttgttgaagagtCTGCGTTCGCGTCACAGCGACTTTTCGAGCTTGACGAGGCATTGTCCAGCCTTCCCAAGGACGACCGACCTTCTTGGACTCTGCGAGAGATGATTCTTGCGGATTCCAAGTCCTCAAGGATCGCTGAGGCTGCTATTTCCCAGCCTTTGTGTACAGCTGTTCAGGTTGTCTTGGTTGATCTCCTCCGACAGGCTGGTGTTGAACTTTCCAGTGTCGTTGGTCATTCTTCTG GTGAGATTGGAGCTGCTTATGCGGCTGGCCTTCTCACAGCACGAGATGCTATCCGAGTCGCTTACTACAGAGGTCTCTATGCCAAGCTCGCGCAGTCTCCCAACGGTCGCAAGGGCGCTA TGATGGCTGTTGGAACTACCTTTGATGACGCATCGGAGTTCTGTGAGCTCGATGCCTTCCAGGGCCGCATCCAAGTCGCTGCTAGAAACTCTTCCTCCAGCATCACTCTCTCCGGTGACGAGGATGCTATCGTCGAGGCCATTGAGACCTTTAAGGACGAAGGCAAGTTCGCTCGGCAGTTGAAGGTCGACACAGCTTATCATTCGGCTCATGTCCTACCATGCGCCAAGCCATACCTTGACGCCATGGAGAGATGTCAGATCGAGAGCGCCAATCCCACTTCGACAAAGTGGTACTCGAGTGTTCATGACGGCCAGGCCATGACTGCTGAGCTACTCACTCCTCAGTATTGGGTTGACAACATGACCAGCGCTGTACTGTTCTCTCCTGCTGTAGAACACGCTTGGCGGGAAGGTGGTCCGTATGATGTGATCATTGAAGTTGGCCCTCATCCAGTACTCAAGACTCCTTGCCTCGACACTTTGGAAGACATGACAGGAGACCGCCCTCCTTACTCTGGGGTCTTGGGTCGAGAAAAGGACGATATTCAGCAGTTCGCCAGCGGTCTTGGTTTCATCTGGACTCAACTCGGCGCAGGATCAGCCACCTTCGAGCGATTCGAGAAGGTCGCATCCGACTCCAAGTCTATTCCATCTTTCATCCATGACCTTCCCAATTATCCCTTCGACCATGCGAGACAGTTCATGTCGATGTCGAGGGTATCTGGTTGGTACAACAGCATGCAGGAAGCTCCTCATCCCATTCTAGGTAGACGATGCCATGATCGCGAGACCTCGCAGACGATTCAGTGGCGCAACGTGTTGAACCCCAAAGAGATTCCTTGGCTGCACGGTCATCAGATCCAGGGCCAGATCATCTTCCCAGCTACTGGATATATCTCTATGGCTATTGAGGCCGTCAACATCATTGCAGGGTCGGACCTGGGCCTTGTCACAATTGAGGACCTCCGCATTGGCCGAGCTCTTGCTTTTAGCGATGACGATGCAAGCGTTGAGTCGATGTTTGATCTAAGAATTATCAGTCGTTCTGAAAAGGAGATAGAAGCTGAATTCTCATGCTACTCCGGCCTTCCTCAGAATCACACGACAAGCATGGTTCTGAACGCAACTGCTCATGTGAAGGCTTCCCTCTCTGTGCCGACTGCCCAAAAACTCCCCAACCTCAAAATCGATGACTTTAATCTCCGCAAGGTTGAAGTCGACAGATTCTACGACTTCCTCGGTCGTCTAGGATACAACTACTCCTGGCCCTTCCACGGCACCACCAGCATCCGCCGAAAGGCAAACTATGCGACTGGTACTCTGGAGGACCAGTCTGGCTCAGAGTGGGAAGATCAACTGCTCGTTCACCCTGGCATGCTGGATACTTCTCTCCAGACTACTTTCGCCGCGTTCTGCTGTCCAGGTGATGAGCGCATGTGGGCTCTTCACTTGCCAACCAGTTTCCGCTCCATCGTGGTCAACCCCTACTTCACGTCCGCTGGTATCGGAAAGCAGAAGAGCTTCCAGTATCAGTCTGTCGCAATTCAGGAGAGGAAGGCTTCCAAGGTCATCGTTGAGCTGAACCTGCTTTCTGAAGAGACTGGAGATACTTTTCTTCAGATTGAGGGCATGGAGCTCGTTCCTTTCTCACCTGCTACACCAGAGAACGATGCTGTTTTGTTCTCCCGCTTCGACTATAGGCTTGCCAGCCCCGATGGCGAACTCACTGCTGCTGAGTATTCTTTCCGAGATGAGGACTACAAGATGGCACTTGACTCTGAGCGAATTGCTTTCTACTACCTTCGTCGGCTGGTTGAGACCATCACGCCCGAGGACAAGGCCAACACTCTTCCCCACTACCGACACCTTGTGGAATGGGCAGCCCATGTTGTCCCTCAAGTCATAGACGGCAGAAACCCGCACATACCCTCTAGCGCCCAGAAGGATACACATGAAGACATTCAAAACATCCTGAAGAA GCACTATGAACGTGTTGACGTACGTCTCCTCGAATCTGTTGGCGAAAACCTTCCTCAGGTCATTCGAGAAAATGGCAATATCCTTGAGCACATGACAAAGGACGGCATGCTTGACGATGTTTACGAGGAAGgctttggtcttgatctGGTGAACAAGTACATCGCGCACATGACGGCTCAAATTGCCCATCGATATCCTCGCATGAACATTCTCGAGATTG GTGCCGGAACAGGTGGCTCAACCAGAGAGATCCTCCCCCGTCTCggctcagccttctcaacataCACCTACACTGACGTCTCAGGTGGCTTCTTCGACACAGCGCAAGATCGCTTCAAAGACTATGCCGAACGTATGATCTTCAAAACTTTCGACATGAACATCAGTCCTGGTTCTCAAGGCTTCACCGAAGGTACATATGACCTCGTTATCGCCTCCAACGTCCTGCACGCCACTCTCGAGCTAGAGGATATGATGAAGCACGTGAGAAGTTTCCTCAAGCCCGGTGGTTTCCTCATCATTCTCGAGACGGTTAACAACGACTGTTTACGAGTCGGTTTACCTATGGGTAGTCTTCCTGGTTGGTGGCTCGGTGCGGAGCATGGTCGACGCTGGGGTCCTACCCTTACGCTGCCGCAGTGGGATTCTTTGCTTTGGAAGTGTGGTTTTGGTGGTATTGACACTACCACGCCACCTGTTCACAAGATCCTTCCCGGTCATGTCTTCTGTGCTCAGGCTCTTGATGACCGTGTTGAAATTCTTCGATCGCCACTGAGTCACCTTTCCGACCTTCCTGAGACCAAGTCTACAGAGCTCGTCATCGTTGGTGGAGAAACACTCAAGGTTCATAGGATGTGCGAGCAGATTTCTCGACGTCTCAAGCCCAAGTACGCTAGCATCGCGCGCTTCAACTCGATTGAGGAGCTCAACACCAGCGGTCTTGCAGACTCTTGCGCTGTTGTGTCTCTCACTGAACTCGATGAGCCGTTGTTCGCCAATATGACCTCCGACAAGCTGGATGCCCTGAAGACACTGTGGAAACAGGGTGGAAGTATCCTCTGGGTTACCTCTGGTGCTCGAGATGAGAACCCCTACTCCTACATGACCACCGGAGTTGGTCGTTGCATGCGCTTCGAGTACCCCAACATTactctccaagctctcgaCATCAAAGCCATGACGGACCGCACTCCAGGGCTCGTCGCAGAGCATCTCCTGAGACTGGAGCTATTGGACAAGTGGTCCAAGGAACTTCGCCCGGAAGAGCTGCTCTGGTCTCTGGAGCCTGAGATCTACGTTGACGATGACACCACTATCGTTCCACGACTGTATCCATACGAGTCTGGAAACGCACGATACAATGCCGAGCGTCGCAATATCGTCGAGGACGCCGATCTTCAGACTGACAGAGTTATATTCGTGGAGAATGAGGGCAAGTGGGAGGTTCAGCATGCCTCGCCCCTTCATATTCCTCAGGAGCTTCCGTTCGcttccaagatgaagaccaTTCGCATCACGCACTTCTCGCCTGCTACCATCAACTTTGCTCCTGGTGTCAGTCTGATGGTTTGCGCTGGGATTGACGCAGCCTCTGGCGAGAGACTTCTTGCTGTCACCCACGTTGCTGAGTCTCCTATTTCAGTCCCAGCAGACTGGTGCATTCCTCTCGGGGAGCTCGATGGAGTCGATACGCTGGCCAACGTCTCAGCTTTCTTGATTGCTTCTAGTATTCTGAAGCATGTGGCCACAGAGGAAACTCTTGTCGTTCATGGTGCTCCTTCCCGCCTGGCTTCCGCCTTGGAGGGTCTCGCCAAGGAATCATCCATCACTGTCTTCTTGACTACGTCCGAGAGGGCAAACAAAAATGGATGGCAGTATATCGACAGTCACTTACCTGAACGAGTCATCAAGGCATCTATCCCCAGGTCAGCCACTAAATTCATCAACCTATCGCAGGATGCCAATATGGGGGAAACTGGCCGAGCCATATCCGCATGTCTTCCCCGCTACTGCGAAGTCATCAACACAGAGCGGCTCTTCATTTGGGGCAAGCTGATTCGTGAGTCCGTGTCCAAGGAAGATATTTCCATTGTGTTCAACAGAGCTTTCTATGAGACCAAATCACTCTCTAGCACAGCTACTGATGCACGCTTGATCTCCCTCCAGGACGTCTCTGGTGTCAGTGCAGCTGAAGTCCGCTTTGCCGTTGTTGACTGCATAGACTCTTCCGTCAAAGCCTCTATTCGCCCTATCGATGACGGAAGAATCTTTCAGGCTGATAAGACATTCCTTCTCATCGGTCTATCGGGTGAGCTTGGCCAATCTCTTGGCAAGTGGATGGTTGAGCAGGGAGCTCGAAACATTGTACTTACGAGTCGTCGTCCTAATGTTTCTCAACACTTCCTTGACGAGATGGCTACCATGGGTGCTACAGTCAAGGCTCTCCCGAT GGACGTTACCAATCGTGACTCACTACACGCATGCGTTGACACCATCCAAAAGACGCTGCCTCCCATCGCAGGTGTTGTCAACGGCGCCATGGTTCTTCGAGACGCACTCTTCGAAAATATGCCCTACGAAGACTTCATGAAGGTCCTAAGTCCCAAGGTCCTTGGCTCCCAACTCCTCGATGAGCTGTTCTACGACACACccctcgacttcttcatcttcttctcctccaccaccgccgTCATGGGCAACAGTGGCCAGAGCAATTACATCGCCGGCAACATGTTCATGAACGCCCTTGCAGCACAGCGTAAGAAGCGCGGTGTCGCCGCTTCATCCATTGACATCAGTTCCATCATTGGTCTTGGCTACGTCGAGAGGGCTGAGGACCTGAGTGAGGATACTTTCATCAAGATGGGTTACAAGCCTATGTCTGAGCAGGATCTACAGAAGTTGTTTGCTGAGGCCATTGTTCTCGGAAGGCCGGAGTGCGATGAGGTTTGCGAGCTTGTGACGGGCGTTACGCCTATTTACACTGATGCTCAGGCTAGTGACCAGTACTTGAAGGATGTCAAGTTTGGTCACTTCCTTATGGAACGTTTGGATACGCAGGCCTATACTGGAAAGACATCTACTGTGCCTGTTAGGGTGCAGTTGGCTGATGTCAAGACCAAAGCCGATGCTGTAGCTATTATCAAAGGCATGTTTTCTTTACTAACTCCAGTGATCATTGCTGACCTTGAAAGATTCCTTCATT TCGAACAAGGTGTTGACTCTCTGATGGCTGTCGAAGTCCGCTCCTGGTTTATCAAAGAACTCGACATCGACATTCCcgtcctcaagatcctcggTGGAATGTCCGTTCCGGACCTCATCGAAGAAtccctcaatctcatctccgACTCCATCCTCGACGTATCATCCCTCGAAGCGGGAAGCACCCCAACAACTCAACCCCCCAAACCCACATTGCAAATAGCCCGCGTCACCCCACCCGAGAGCTCCCACGGCACAAGCGACGATAGCAAGCAGCAGACGGGCTCAGACTCCTCCCGCTCACCAATCGACACGCCTCTCACATCAATGGAGATTCAAGAACCTGCTAAAGCGGAAGACAGTACGGACAACTCCACTCCCCTAAAGACCTTTCCTAACGAGCTGTCCAGCATCATGTCCTACGGTCAAGCAGGCTTCTGGTTTCTAAACGATTACCTCGTCAACAAGAGAGCGTTCAACATGGCTGTCATGTTGAAGCTCACGGGCCAGGTCCGCGTGCAGGCTCTGGAGAAGGCTGTGAATCTCGTTGCGGAGCGTCATGAGGTTTTGAGGACGAGGTTCTTTTggggtgatgatggcgatgagaggaCGCCTTTGCAGGGTATTAACCCGGCGGATCTAAagttgacgacgaagaaggtTGCTGATGAGAGCGAAGCTGGGatggagttgaagaagcttcatgatgagGAGTGGGATTTGAGTAGGGGTGAAGGAGTCAAGATCACTTTATTGTCGTTATCGGATAATGTTCATTTTCTTTTGTTGGGTATGCATCACATTTACATCGACGGATACAGCTTCAGTGTGTTCTTCAAGGACCTCGAAGTTGCTTACACAAAGAACACgctcccttctcttccagtTGAGTCACAGTATCGATCTTTTGCACTTCAGCAACGACAGATGTATGCAAATGGCAATCTCACCAAGTCCATTGAGTACTACCGACGAAGCTTTCCCAAAGAGTTCTCGCCAATTCAGCTTTTCCCCTTCGCTCTTACGCCGGCGAGACAGTTCGCCAATGACTATTCTCAGCATGAGGCCAAGATGAGTATTGATCCAGAACTAGCACCCAAGGTTCGACAACTCGCCCGCGTCAATCGCTCAACTTCATTCCATGTCTACTTGGCGGCCTTggaacttcttctcttcacacTCCTCCCCAACATAGAGGAAGTGTTCATCGGTATCGCCGATGCCAACCGTGGCGATAAGAAGTTCATGGGCAGTCTCGGCTTCTTCCTGAACCTCCTCCCTCTGCGCTTCCGACGAAAGAGGCGCGGTACTCAACTCAGCTCCATCATCCAGACCGCTCGCGACACAGCATATGGAGCACTTCAACACTCCCAGCTGCCCTTCGACGTCCTTCTTCGAGAGCTGAACGTTCCAAGATCTGACAAGTACACGCCTATCTTCCAGGTCTTCATGGACTACAGGCAAGTTGTCCAGGAACGGTCGTCGTGGGGAGGCTGCAAGCTCCATGGGGAGAAGTGGCATAATGCTGGCACGGGATATGACATTGCTTTGGAGGTTAACGAGAATATCACCACTGATACTCTTTTGGGTCTGAGACTTCAGAAGCAGCTTTACTCGGAGGAGCACACCGCGCTTCTGCTCCGCTCGTACTTGAGTGTGCTGGAGTACATGGTCCAAGGGACAAACAAAGCTGCTGATACTGTGCCACCCTGGTCGAAGGATGATATCCAGGTCGCGTTAGATGCGGGAAAAG CACCCGAATTCCAACCCAAGTGGCAGTCAACCATCAGTCATCACATCGACCAGACCATCCAGGCCAACTCTACCAAAGTCGCTCTCAAGGACGGCAACGGTACCGTGCTCACATACGAACAGATGGGCAATCGGGTCAACTCCATCACTCAAGCACTCATCGATGCAGGAACAACGCAAGGCACAGTAGTCGGAGTCTTCCAAGAACCCTCCTCCGACTGGATCTGCTCCCTTCTCGCTATCTTCAAAGCTGGAGCAGTCTACGTGCCTCTCGATCTTCGCAACTCCATTCCTCGTCTGGCTAGCATTGTCAAAGCCTCTCGGCCTTCGCTCATCATCACGGATCACACTACTGATGACAAGGTTGAGCTCATTGGTGCCAAGTACATCACCCAGCTTCAGCTATCCAAGGTGGTTGATCAGGAGTTCAAGGAGCCTAATCGTGCAAAGGTTGGATCTCTCGCTGTCATTCTGTTCACAAGTGGCTCTACTGGTGAGCCTAAGGGTCTCATGATGACGCATACCAATCTCATGTCCTACGCCGAAGTCTCAAGCAAGACCTTCTCCAAGCCTGATGAAAGCCTCATGGTTCTTCAGCAAAGTCCCTTCAGCTTTGACTTTTCTCTTGATCAGACCGTGGCTGCTTTGGCGAACGGTGGATGTCTTTGCATCGTGCCAGCGAGCAAGAGAGGGGATCCCGATGAGATCAGCAAGATCATGGTCAAAGAGGGCGTTACATATACTACTGCTACGCCTTCTGAGTATGATCTGTGGTTGCGATACAGTACCAGCACTCTACGACAATGCACTTCGTGGAAGTACGCCTTCTCTGGCGGTGAGGCAATGAGCCACAAACTAGCCCGCGAGTTTGGAACGTTGAGCCTGAAGAATCTTCACGTCTTCAATGGCTATGGGCCAGCTGAGACGACGATCCTCTCTCATCGCATCGACCTCCAGTACACAGACCCTGATCTTCCAGACCCCCTTCCCGCAGGTTGCCCCATGCCTGGTTTCTCAGTGTGCATCGTCGATGAGAAGATGCGGCCTGTTCCTCTTGGTGTGCAGGGCGAGATTGTCCTCGGTGGCCCATGCATCGTCTCTGGCTATCTCAGCATGCCTGACGCTACCAAAGACAAGTTCCTGCCGGATACCTTCTTCGGAACTAGTGGGAAGGTATACCGCAGTGGAGATCGTGGTCGTCTATGCCATGATGGTTTGCTGTTCTGTGACGGTCGTCTTGAAGACAGCAACATGATCAAGCTTCGAGGTTTCCGTGTCGAATTGGATGAAGTAGAGAAGACTATCATCAGTCACTCCGCTGGTACACTCTCTCATGCAGTAGTTACTTTACGAGGTACTGAGGAAGGCCGCTATCTAGCAGCTCATGTTGTCTTTGCTCCCGAATTCCCAGAGCAAAATCGAGAAAGCATCATGAAGACCCTTCGTCAaactcttcctcttcctccctaTATGCGTCCTTCCGTCTTCCAGATCCTTGCCGACATCCCACGCACAGCTCATCTCAAGGTCGACAGAAAGGCCATTCAAGAAATGCCGGTGCAGATCTCTGCCTCCCACGACTCTGGAACTCTGACTGTTGCTGAACAAAGACTAAGTGAGCTCTGGCGTCGAGTCTTGCCTCTTGATCCGGGCTCTCTTTCTCCCGAGTctgacttcttcctcattggAGGCAATTCTATTCTGCTGGTGAAGCTACAGGCGTTGCTGAGACAGACTTTCAAG